From a single Kitasatospora azatica KCTC 9699 genomic region:
- a CDS encoding DUF4331 domain-containing protein: MQLPRTPRLPVPARRAERPMAGMGVLALLAAAGLAGLTPGTSAASSHREAPLIAGDPRADNTDVYAFVSPDKPDTVTLVANWIPFEEPNGGPNFYPFADDAHYTIKIDSDGDGKPDTTYTWTFANHIRDDANQFLYNTGVVKTLDDPNLNFRQTYTLTVTGPDGSVKTLLKDAPAAPSNVGKASMPDYASLRQQAIVDLPGGGQTYAGQAADPFFLDLRVFDLLYGGNLKETGHNTLAGYNVNTIVLQVPKKDLALKGDASRNPVIGVWSTTDRKGAMVTSSGDKGREGKGGEGRKDEGRKDDKGGEGWHQVSRLGNPLVNEVVVPLKYKDAFNALAPENDHTVTPVVDKVKDPIVPKLIQSIYGIPAPATPRNDLVEIFLTGISKNSGGPIQADLNSQLLNADVSKDKFTPAEELRLNMAVPPTESPNRLGVLGQDLAGFPNGRRLADDVVDIELQALEGAAQTGKIVPALAAGDGVNAPDHAFGKHFPYVALPNTAAVNQADSDNPGGGVAAGFGGLVGMGKEGSFPVVAASALGGGVLLSGAGLLALRRRRAAE, from the coding sequence ATGCAGCTTCCTCGTACGCCCCGCTTGCCGGTGCCGGCCCGTCGCGCCGAGCGCCCTATGGCCGGAATGGGAGTCCTTGCTCTGCTCGCTGCAGCCGGCCTCGCCGGCCTCACGCCGGGCACCAGTGCCGCTTCCAGTCACCGTGAGGCCCCGCTCATCGCGGGCGACCCGCGCGCCGACAATACCGACGTGTATGCCTTCGTCAGTCCGGACAAGCCCGACACCGTGACGCTGGTGGCGAACTGGATCCCGTTCGAGGAGCCCAACGGCGGCCCGAACTTCTACCCGTTCGCGGACGACGCCCACTACACCATCAAGATCGACAGCGATGGTGACGGCAAGCCGGACACCACCTACACGTGGACGTTTGCCAACCACATCCGCGACGACGCGAACCAGTTCCTCTACAACACCGGCGTCGTGAAGACCCTGGACGACCCGAACCTGAACTTCCGTCAGACGTACACCCTGACGGTGACCGGCCCCGACGGGTCGGTGAAGACACTGCTCAAGGACGCGCCAGCGGCCCCGTCGAACGTCGGCAAGGCCTCGATGCCCGACTACGCCTCGCTGCGTCAGCAGGCGATCGTCGACCTGCCGGGCGGCGGTCAGACCTACGCGGGCCAGGCCGCCGACCCGTTCTTCCTCGACCTGCGGGTCTTCGACCTGCTCTACGGCGGGAACCTGAAGGAGACCGGCCACAACACGCTGGCCGGCTACAACGTCAACACCATCGTGCTGCAGGTCCCGAAGAAGGACCTCGCGCTCAAGGGCGACGCGTCGCGCAACCCGGTGATTGGCGTGTGGTCCACCACCGACCGCAAGGGCGCGATGGTCACCAGCAGCGGTGACAAGGGCCGCGAGGGCAAGGGCGGCGAGGGCAGGAAGGACGAGGGCAGGAAGGACGACAAGGGCGGTGAGGGCTGGCACCAGGTCTCGCGCCTGGGCAATCCGCTGGTCAACGAGGTCGTCGTCCCGCTGAAGTACAAGGACGCCTTCAACGCGCTGGCACCGGAGAACGACCACACCGTCACCCCGGTGGTGGACAAGGTCAAGGATCCGATCGTGCCCAAGCTCATCCAGAGCATCTACGGCATCCCCGCACCAGCCACCCCGCGCAACGACCTCGTCGAGATCTTCCTGACCGGGATCTCGAAGAACTCCGGCGGTCCGATCCAGGCCGACCTCAACTCGCAGCTGCTGAACGCCGATGTCAGCAAGGACAAGTTCACCCCCGCCGAGGAGCTGCGCCTCAACATGGCCGTGCCGCCCACCGAGTCGCCCAACCGGCTCGGCGTGCTCGGCCAGGACCTGGCCGGCTTCCCGAACGGCCGGCGCCTGGCCGACGATGTCGTGGACATCGAGCTGCAGGCCCTGGAGGGCGCGGCCCAGACCGGCAAGATCGTGCCGGCGCTCGCGGCCGGTGACGGCGTCAACGCCCCCGACCACGCCTTCGGCAAGCACTTCCCCTACGTCGCGCTGCCGAACACCGCAGCCGTCAACCAGGCCGACTCCGACAACCCCGGTGGCGGTGTCGCCGCAGGCTTCGGCGGCCTGGTCGGCATGGGCAAGGAGGGCAGCTTCCCGGTCGTGGCTGCGTCCGCGCTGGGCGGCGGCGTCCTGCTGAGCGGCGCCGGGTTGCTGGCGCTTCGCCGTCGGCGGGCCGCCGAGTAG
- a CDS encoding class F sortase, translating into MAAGLVLFGVGTMGLLQRPDAAVVAAPNIGALPVPSPSAGPVSGPQAAASASALLTGEPSPGRHAPPVRLRIARIGVDTAVADLQVEEDGHLAAPGDPEVAGWWTNGPSPGSAGNAVLVGHVDSRTGPAVFAGLSVLRPGDRIDVDEADGTTVSFTVQALRGYTKDNFPDGLVYGPTPTPGLRLITCGGIYDRDAHEYLSNLVVFAEPAPPATSPTRSASATSPAQRSVS; encoded by the coding sequence GTGGCCGCAGGGCTGGTGCTGTTCGGGGTCGGGACGATGGGGCTGCTTCAGCGTCCGGATGCGGCAGTGGTAGCGGCCCCGAACATCGGCGCTTTGCCGGTGCCTTCTCCTTCGGCCGGGCCTGTGTCTGGACCGCAAGCCGCAGCCAGTGCCAGTGCGCTTTTGACCGGCGAGCCGTCGCCTGGCCGGCACGCGCCACCGGTACGGCTTCGCATTGCCCGCATCGGCGTCGACACTGCGGTGGCGGACCTTCAGGTAGAGGAAGACGGCCACCTCGCCGCACCCGGCGACCCCGAAGTAGCGGGCTGGTGGACCAACGGGCCGTCGCCCGGCAGTGCGGGAAACGCGGTCCTTGTGGGGCATGTCGACTCACGGACCGGGCCCGCGGTGTTCGCCGGCCTGTCCGTCCTGCGACCGGGCGACCGCATCGACGTGGACGAGGCCGACGGCACCACTGTCTCCTTCACGGTCCAGGCGCTGCGCGGCTACACCAAGGACAACTTTCCCGACGGCCTGGTCTACGGCCCGACACCCACCCCCGGCCTTCGGCTGATCACGTGCGGCGGCATCTACGACCGCGACGCCCACGAGTACCTGTCGAACCTCGTCGTCTTCGCCGAGCCCGCACCGCCCGCGACCTCCCCGACACGGTCAGCCTCAGCCACCTCCCCAGCCCAACGGAGCGTCTCGTGA